The genomic stretch cttgtaactcgagcGGGTAAGGGATTGGTCGAGAAgttttgtgaatcttgagaaATATTATAgattgatctattggagagatctcattaggcatactcgaatagtatcgccaccCCTTACATGTTTGGTTCCGGATTCGAGTGGGTGTTATGTTAGATAGAGAaagtaagtggagcactacggTCATGTTACTACTTggattgacggagggtcaaccccGAAGGGTCAATCGatcgagacgtggaaatagctcctgagagctcttgTATCCTTCTTGTGTGTTAAATTCCTACTtatgcacttaaatgaaatgtcatgtttaaagttgcttttaagcatgttatttgattgattggtgtTACTTGCTTGCCTGtttattttcttggcctcactgagcgttagctcatccccTTAAGTTTGTTTTGCTTAGCAGGAACTTGAAgtggaaagattttggagaagctaGCTTTGATTATCTTTTGGCCCAAGTATGGATGTAAAAGATCTAGTCAACTTTTGGTGATTGTATTTCGGAAAATTTGACGTAACTTTTGAAAATATTATGATGTATAATTGGTTGACTATCAaaggaagtgacttttctttatattaGTTTTCTTATTTGGTGTTTAGTTCTAAATTATAATCTTGACTTGTATTGAGTCCTAACGAGAGTTAgacaggcgacccgccgaaacCTTAGAGTTCGCCCTAAGGAGAAATGAGGTCgtcacatatatatatttatgtattacCTTATGTGTTCAAATTGATCTCTTTTACTGCACGAACTATTACTTTTCACTGTACACTACCTTTGAACGTCTAGATGTTAAGAATGAAACACAAtgcaataattattttatatttattacaATTAATGGAAACCACATACACATATTTTTCCATAATTGTTTAGCAACAGCTacttttaaaagtaaagtaATTATCAGCATACGTGGATTTTCATACTTTCTATAAACAAAGACATATCGTCATGTAGCTAATCCAGCAACGGTTTGTAAATGTACGTACGTAAGCACAGGAATCCTCGCACATATTGCAAGCTAATTTTGAGATTTAATGAGTATGGACATAAAAATTATTACTTATCTCGATGAAGCTATTTTGTGTCCATAACATAGTGCATTTATATCCTGACACGTAGAGGAATCATAAAAAGATATACACTATGGTGACATTGTTATGGCTAGACATGCCAATAGATAGGATTTGAGTTGAATACCTCTGATCCGAATCCAAACTCATTAAATTTAGTTAGATTCAAATTCAAACCTAGACCCTTTATGGATCTaaataataaattcaaactCAAACCCTCCTGAATCTAGATATTCAATGGGTATTTGTTGGATTTTTCTAAAcacactaaaataaaaatatattataaatatatagatttcaaaaaaatataaacacaatccaatttttttcaaataatataattaatatttaagaAGTTGAATGTAATATTATGAACtcaaaaaaaaactattatcGACtgcttctattttttttaaactttagctttatttatatataatctttcatttatttgtctttactttttttgaaaaagtttgTACTAATTCCAATTACAACTAGAATTAAGCCCCGTTTGGCGAGTGAATTTTTTGggtatttgtctaaaattttactgcaacttactgtagaaattttttaaaaaaattttgaagtgtatagtttaaaaatttttgaaaagtttttttaaGTTACTGTAGTTaatgttttttaaaaacttataacagacaaacttggcaaaaaacttgtCTGCCAAACAAGACCtagtttgaaaaaaagaaaacaatcatgAAATTTTATTGTATTCAATCCAATAATCATAGAATATTgggatattttataaatttactaatattaacatatatatataatttaattggATATATATGGATTTGGATATGGTCTGGTATGAGTTTGAATTTATCTATGAATCATAAAAAATCAGACCCTACCCAGACTTATAACTCTTTTACAGGGTAGAATTTGggtttgagaaattaaatccaaaccctACTCCAGTACactgggtttggattgaatttgggTAAAACTCGATCCATTGACATGCCCAACTCGAAGTTATTTCCTGACATGTAAATGAACTAAATAATCATCTAATTGTGTAATCAATTCTAAACAAGATTTGCTAAATGTGCCATTTTGACACCTTCAAGTTTTTCCTTTCAACTTAAATACGGTGTAAATGTACATGCATATCTCTATCtaagtaaattaaaaaaaaatgctaaaagaTCCTTCCCATGTATTCATAAAAGTTTCATAACAGGTAAATATTTAACAAATAATTATTTAGTTGCCAAAACATTTTAAAGTTGTCAACCAATGATGTCTAACCTCATGTTTAGTCATTTTTCCAACTCGTTGCCAAATAACCCATACATACTACTACAACAACTCAATATATactaaataaaagaaaaggataaacATTCATTTCAAAATTGTTTACAGTCATACATTGTTACAATTTTctcttgttattattattattattatttattttgcgAACGCAAGGAGCATGTATTTTAGTTAAAATATTAGTTTGatagttaaataattaattacttACCTATCTTATTACCATAAACAATTTTATTTACAATTTTATTACCATAGCATGAAGTGCCACTAAAGGAGTTAAAGTGTTTTACTGTAATTTGAGAGACCAAAAAGCGTTTATAAGAATATCGGGGGACTGCTTAAGAAAATTTCCTCGTGTGTATAAATACCGGCAGTGGACCATTGTAGATGGGTGTTTCCGCCGTGGGTGTAGAGCTAAAAAACTGGCTCAGATTTCATATcaaaaaccaacaaaaattCTCTGGCGAGTGTCGCTGTGTGTTTTGGGAATAGAACtgcatctctctctctctctctctctctcgcgtCGGGGAGATCCGGTTCCTTCGTTTCTGGGTTGGCAGCTTTACTAGGGTTTCTCCTTCTCTCTATCTCTGAAAAAGCATAACCCTaggttttctctctctctccaccCCTCTCCGTTTGTCTCAGTAGATTGTATCTGCcgcttaaattttttttatctctagGGTTTTGGTTGATTTGTCGAGCTTTGATGGTGCCAATTTTATTGGGTTCAATTTGCGGTAGATTTTTCTGAGAGATCTGGAATAGATGACCGATAAGATGTCCGCAGAGAGAGAGCTCGAGGAACAGCTCAAGGAAGCTGGGGGCAAACTTCTCCAGCCTCCGTCTTCCCTTGATGAACTTCTGCCTTTGCTTGACGTAAGCCCTAaattcttttatctttttcgATCCGTACACCTGCCGACTTTTGTGTCCTTTTTCTCGTTTATTATTTGGTGCTGAGAATTATCTATTCTGGGCATGTTTGTACAAAAATTTGTACTTTTTTGCCCCTTTTCGCTGTCTGGACTTTCCGCTTCTTGTATGGTCTCCATTCCTTTGTCTTGATTATAGTGGTAAGTTTTACAAGGTTTTGTTGACTTAATTATCCTTGGTTGTACGAACTGGCGATTTCAGCACTATTTCCTATAGGTGTGAGTTTATTAACTTGCCCAACATGTTTTGTTGTTTGCATGTGCTTCTTAAATATGGATGACCCATCTCGAAGTGAAGATTTTATATGCTTGTGTAATACAAGAGTGTTCTGCATTTATTTTGCTTGTGCTGGTTGTTTATCAGGGTTAAGTTACTTCTGTTAAGGTACATATTAACTTTCtggtaagaaaaatgcaattcttATTTTGGTTTGCTGCTTTTGTTTTTTCTGAGTCATTTGATGAGACTCTTTCAACACATTTCCCGCATTAAAAGTGTGGTGACATAAGTTCATTACGTCATCTATgagaaaaaatagttttgaaaaaaaaagtttcggAATAACAGTGGAGAGATCATTACTATATCATGTTTCGGAATAATAGTGGGATTCTGAATGGACAAAAGTCAAGGGTGCCTCCTGCAGTTTTCATTTTTGGGGTATAGTTAAGAATTTATATTCTAGTATATTTGGATTACAGGGAACAAAGAGGGGCCAAGGGTTGGTGATGGGTTTGAAAAAAACATGCAGAGTCGATTAGAGCACCAAGTTAGAAAGTATAGAGGGGTAGGAAATAGAGGGAGAGAGGAGTAGAAGAAAAGTTGCcaaagaaggaagagaattaAAAGTTGGGGGGTAAGATCTTTTGACAGTGTGCGCCAATTATGATATGTTTAAAGTAGGTCTGCTGAACTTTGTGAACCAATGTGTTACGTAACATTGAGCAGTACAATATACAAATGGCAATATTAAAACTTAAACTGCAAGATATCCTTTCTTTGTTTATACCCTAAGAGAGGTGTTTGAGTCATGTCCAGGCTGCTATTTCAGTGTCAGATGTTTTGAATTTGGTACTTGGTTATTACAGGAGTTCGCGCAAAATGTTGGCTTACTGACAGAAGTCTTCAAATTGAATCTTTGTTGTGGTTTTCATGAAAATAAATGCCATGGTTGATTTTCTTGTTGTAATTTTGTGACCATCTTAATAGTGGTTTTGTGTTACACTACAAAAATCTGACTGATAGTTGGAAGAAAATTAAGTTCACAATGAGCGTAGTAACAGAATATTAGGGAGGCACACGTCTTTAAAGTCTCATGTCGCTACGGAAGATGCTTGCCTGAAGAAAGCTTAATTGCTTCATGTCATAGAGTGCTTCGAATGCTCTTCTTTGAACCCTGATTCATAAATGTAAAGTTTAGTTGCTTTGTGTCGTAGGGTGCTTTAAATGCCTTTCTTTCAGCCTTGACTTGTAGCCGCATGAGGTGTGTCCCTTTGACAAGAATGCGCATGATATATTGTTTCTTGTTTACATTCACTTTTAATTCAACACCCTGGTTGTAAACATGCAAGTTAGTTTCTTATTTGTCATGTGATCTGTGATGTAATTTCACTCTTTCTTTTTGGTCTTGATTTTTAATGTTAAACTTACTGCTTTCTGCTGTATGTATGAGGTTTTAAAAGGTAATTGATTCCCTGCTTACAGTTTGAGCTTCATATGAGTTGTATATGTTCGCCATTATTAATTTGGAAACTTGTTCTATTCAGCATTGAAGAGGTTAGGTAACTGGAGACTAAAGGTTATTGTTGTTAATGCAACTTTTTGACTGCATGGATCCTTCAAAATTCTGCATTATTTCTTTGCTGCTTATATGACCCTTGATGGGACTTGTTTCTTCTACGTGTGTTTAACCAGTCATTTGAAAACGTTTTTATTGTGGAATGGTAATGAATTTGGCATCTTACACTCTAGAATTCTTTCATTTTCTCCTAGATGCATTGAAGcatctttcttgcattttataGTCCATTCAGAAACTGTTTTCACGTCCATTGTGGCATCCAATGCTTGGAAATCTGATGGTACTGGAATATTTTGCATGGATAGGGTGAATGATCTAGGTGGTATCACAAATTTGTCCTCAATGCCTTTTTTGTCAGACAGAAAATAGGTACAGCTATTAGTTATTGTTGGAAGTCAAATGTGCGTGGTTTTCTAAGTCAGCCAATATCATGATGTAATATGTATCCATTCTCATTATCTGAAGCTTGGATTACATTAACACTGCCTTTTGTCTGCCCTGCTTAAAATGAAATTTCCATCAAGAAAGGAAACTAGTACTGTTGATTTTTGGAATTTAATTCTGCATGTGTTGACATTGCATGTTTTGGGTAACATTGCTGGAGAAGGCTTTACTTTGTTTGTTGACTGAAATTGACTTTTAAGTTCATTTATTTTACATCAGCTGTTAGAATACTTATTTCTTTGACTTCACAGGCAAAGAGAAGTTTTCTAACTTGACCTTTCATTTTGTCTCTCTGTGTTCTTGTTGCGTGTGTTAATTCAGTACATTactgtattttttttatttatttactccttttcaatttttttgtactTCAAGCAAGTTGAAAATTTCCTATCAAGAGTGGAGCAGTCGCCTGTGAAATCCATGCAAGCTGCGCTCTCTCCATTAACAAATGCATTGGTCACAGATGAACTTCTTAGGCATGAAAATGTTGATGTGAAAGTTGCTGTTGCTTCTTGCGTAAGTGAGATAACCAGGATAACCGCACCAGATGCTCCTTATGATGATGACAAAATGAAGGTACTGGACTTTATACTAAGGTCTCACTACTTTCCTCCTTGCCCATTTATGACATATTAATTTCTTGTTATACAGGATGTTTTTCAACTGATCGTATCTTCTTTCGAGGGTTTGTCTGATGAGTCCAGTAGATCGTATAATAAGAGGGCCCTGATTCTTGAAACTGTGGCCAAAGTCAGGTCTTGTGTCGTCATGTTGGATTTGGAATGTGATGGGCTGATTGCTCAAATGTTTCAGCTCTTTCTTGGGGCTCTACGGTATCAGCTCAACTGTTCTCTCCCTGCAGTTCTTTTAGTTACGAAATGCCATATGCAAATACAATGTGGTCATGTATCCATCATATTTTCTGCTGTTACATAGCTAGACTTTAAGTGCTGTGTCTATCCAAGGCTATGTCTTGGTTGCCCCTCTACAGTCCAAGACTTTTTAATTTctaccttttttctttttgaatgaCTTTCAGTGACTATCACCCTGAAAATATCTTCTCATCGATGGAGACAATTATGACTCTTGTATTAGAAGAAAGTGAAGATATTTCCTCTGAGATACTCAACCTGCTGTTGGCTAATGTGAAAAAGGACAATCAGGTGAACCTGGGTTTGAGATGGCTTCTTCTTTATTTTGCTAATTTGTTGTTTATATTAATGCTTAGTGATCATTGTCACTTATTATGCTTTCTTGCCACTTTTCTGTTGCTCAGGAAGTCCTCCCTGTTGCTATGAAATTGGCAGAGAAAGTATTTGAAAATTGTGCAGTTAAGCTTAAACCTTACCTTAGTCAAGCCATACAATCTTTGGGTTGTTCTTTGGATGATTACAGTGAAGTTGTTACTGCTATATGTGAAGGGCCATCTTCAACTGAGCATACCAATGAAAATGCCTCTACAGAGCAACAGGTATGCATGCCAACCTATTAATTTATACTTTTTGGTAATCTGCTAGAAGGTTCTTTCTCGTCTTTGACTGGTAATTTGTTATTTGTCACATAAAGCTGTATCTTGTTCTGCGTTATGAGTTTTAGAATGCTCGCATAAGAGAAAGCTTTTCCTTGTTATTTTCCATTTCAATTCTGTTGCTTTTTATCACATAAATGTAATTTGGGCCTATTTCTTGTTTGGACAAGGCTACAGCCGTTATCCTTTATCTGGTATGCTGCATACAGTAACTGCCATGCTTGTCTGTGACAaggtttttcttggttttgcttTTATTTTGCAGCTGGCATCACGTAGATGTCATCTACTTTATTTCTCTTGCTGTATTATTACAAACATTGTAGTCAATTGTTTAGTTGATAATAGGTAAGAACAGTGTATGATTTGTCCATGTCAAACTGTTTCTCAATGTTTACAAGGCCTTCATGGTTCAATCATTACATGTTTCAACCTGATCGCCATTTCTTGATGATGTGTAATATTTCTATATTATCTGATGGGCCATATGAATTCAAATCACTATTTTCTTCCTGATATATGCTAAAATATATGGTGGAAAAATGCATGCTCCTGGCTTTGTTTAGATATTCAAGAATTTGGAGGAAAATTGGCTAAGGCGTCTACAGATGTGTCCCCAACAACTAAGGCAAATGACTTAGATTTTAgagtttttctggttttgtatCTCTTTTCTTTGGATGTAAATTCACTTTCTAATATGCGCATTGTCTACGCTGATGAGGGCAGTCTGCTTGCATCCTCCTCAGATAAGGCACCTCTTTTCCTTGTGCTCGTCTTATATGTGTTGGCGTGTAGAAAATTACTCGTTGCCTTGTTGGGGACGTCAAAAGTGAAGTTTAAGCAGGAAACAGTTATTAGAATTCTATAACCTTGAGGAAATTAGACTTGAAACAGATACCTCGAGTAGacaagaaatttcttttctataACCTCAACAAAACTCTGCCCATTTGGAGATCTGCGACCAATGCAGAAGTTGTTCTGGGAGTTTGTATTCCACTATTGATGTGtattagagagagagagagagaggaatgCACAGAGTCGTGTGTTAGAGGGGAGATAGAGGAACCCATAAGTTTGTCTGTAAGAGAGATCGAGAGTAGGAGCGCGATCTGTAGAGAAAGACCTGCTTCTTGATGCCTGGAAGTTAGGCTTTTTGTTTCAGGACTGAATGTAGTAGTGGATTGGAAAACAAAACGACTTCAGTTCAAACTTCCCACGGTGGTTTTCCATCTGATCTTGTGACCTGTTTTTTGGGGAAAAATTGCCCCAACATTTGGAAGTTCAAGCATGAGTTGCTTTTGATTAGTTGACTGCGTTATTTGGTGTAGTGTCACAAAACATTGTGTGCTGATTTCATCCGAGCTTATACTTCTCAAGAATCTGAACTCAGCTTTGTCTGTTAGGTGGCAAAGGATGTTAATGAAGCATACTCCGGGGATGCAGATCATGATGTCAATAGGTCTCCCAAGTCAATAATGCTTAATGGTGGTGATGACTTGGGGAATGACAACAAAGGGACAGTTATAGGAGCACAATCTTCGGTAAATGTCAAGGAGCATGACCTTGAAGACGAACCCTCGGCTGACAAGGTAGCTATGAAGCCTGAAATTGCTGATTCAGAGACTCGGGAGTCAGTCATGTTGGAGTCTAAGCTGGAAGATGCTGCAATGAAAAGAGAAAGGAAGCCCAGCTCTTCAATTAATGTATCGGAATCTTCTGATACGTCTCATATTGATGGTGAGAAGGAAGTTGAGAAGCTACCAGATTTACAAGACAGCCGTGAAAAAGATTTGCGTGGTTCTCCTAGGGAGGAACTCTCTGCTGAGACTTCCAAATCTTTAGATAGAGACATTGTTGCAAAGCCTTCTTCTCCCAAGACATCAGAGACTGAGGATGCAAACACTGCTTCTGCGTCCCTTAGTGGGAGCCTAGATGATGCGGTTCGTCCAAAAAAGGCTAGTCGgctaaagaagaaagagatctCAATTCAACAAGAGACACTTTCTTCAGATGTCTCAAAAAAGGCATCTGAAGGAAGAAATGACTCAGAAGCAAAACCACATAGACGCCTGGGGAAAAAAGCACCTGTAGACACTGATAATGAAGACAAGATGTCAGCTGATGTAGATACCTCTGAAAATGGAGGTGGGGGTAAAAGCGATTCAGAGACAAAACAGATGAAGCAAGCAAGAAAGAAAGTTGATGAAAGTAGTAATGCTGGGGATGGATATTCATTAAAGAGGAATGGAGAAAGCAAAAAGCGTGTGCGTGGAAAAGCTGCCTCAGAGAATGAAGGGACTAAGACCTCCGCTAAAGATGATCTGAAggtaatttatttttcttctagGATGTAGCTGAATGTAATGTTTGATTTTCTGTTACTGGAAGATTTATTCCTGCAGAGTGTgacatgaaaatttttttgtgtcCTTAGCAGCAGACACACAAGTCTCCTACAAGATCAGCAAAAGATGAAGGTTCTTCTGAAGAAACAGTTAGGATGAGTACCAAGAGGAAGCGTACTGCAAGCAAAGACAAAGTAAGTAAAATCTTAAACCCCTTCATCTTCTCTTACATGACCTAGAATTTTATCCTTTTACATCATGTGTCTTTTGCAAAATTAAATGCGAAACAGTCCTTTATCGTGTTCCCCAAATTTGCCTCCTCTTAATTGTTCATCATGAACTGCATCCTAGTTGAGATGTTACATCCTTTTTCTGAAATGTCAGCATTAGTTGTGCCGAATGCTTGGCTGGTTTCTGCTTCTGCTACTTGCTTCTTTCCTCTTCCACCCCCATGTCTATGAAGTCGCTTGTTGGGTCACAATGATTGAATTTTCCTCCTCTCTCTGCCATTGTTTCTTTATGTGAACAGAAAGTGATGTTTAAGTTTGATAAGCACTGGGTATTTTTAATGTTGTATAATGTTCAAAAGAATCTAAGCATGAATCCTTGCCAATGATTGGAGTGCTGGTTGAGTACAAACCAACTGCAGGCCAATAAGAAATGTTTTTTAATTGTGCTGTGAATGCAAGAACACCTAATTTTTTTGCTGCTCTTTTTTTGTCAGGGAACTGCAGATGTCGAGGATGGTGGTAACTTGGTGGGTTTAAAGGTCAAGGTTTGGTGGCCTCACGATCGTCAGTAAGTTTTTCGCTTTCTAGTTTGCCCTCTCTCACTTTAAGCTAGGTTGCCATGGAAAAAACGATAGTCAGCTAGTGTGCTGTTATTGATGTCTTGAAAATTCTTTAAGCACATTGTCCATCTGGCCTTCTTGATTTATATGAAGAGTTGTTGAGTTCTTTGTCTAACAGATGTGCCAgattgaagatgaagatgactgATAATGCGTTTCAATTTTCAGGTTTTATGAAGGTGTTATTGATTCTTTTGATTCTGCAAAGAAAAAGCATAAGGTTGGTGAAGGCTGACTGCTGCTTTGCTTCATTTCTTTTGTTCTGTGTGTAAGAATTCTGCTGAGTTGTGTCAAATTGCTTCTTTTCGTGAAAGGTTGCATACAATGATGGTGATGAGGAAATTTTGAACCTTAAGAAAGAACGATgggaattggttgatgatggtTCAGTTTCTTCTGAAGTGAGTTACTTTGGATGTTCTATTTTTCGTGCTTGCTTGCTTGTCAATTTGCTTTGTAGTAATAAAAAAGAGTTAACATTTTGTTACAGGAGCAAGGAGCTGAAACAACAATCCCTGATACTGCATCTGGAATGTATACTTCGTTTCCCTTGCACTTGTACATCTTTCAGAGAGTGAACTGTTGATATCTAATCTGTGTGTAGATATGTTATTTTCTGTAAAGTCTATAGTATATGCGTGGTCTGCGTATGCGGAAGCAAACACGTGATTgctaacacacacacacacacaaaaccCATGTGCATGTACTAATGTTTTCCTTAAATTCTGCATTCAACTTGTAGAGATATATTGGAAATGATAGTAAAAGATCGATTGGGCGTTTGAGGGTCCTGGCATGTTGTTCATTCCCTGTGCAATTCAGCCATAACCTAACACGCAGCATTTTACCAACATCTTATCAAGGATGACAAGTATCATTGGGTTTCAGCATCTTTTACTTTCTTGCATGCTAACTTTTGGGCCTTTCTTTTTAATCTCAAGGTGCCTTGATAAATGACTACATTTCAGCTAAAGACTTTCCAATTGTGATATTACCTTGGTGCAGTATCACAAACCAAACAAATAATAACTTTTGGcggacattttttttttgggtccaaAAGGAAGTTAATTAATTCTTGCGAGTTTCTCTTCGTATGAATCTGTGATGTCCATAATTGTTGCTTGGAACTGCATGCTGTTGTATGTAAATGTTTATTGCCTTGTAATCTGCTTCCTTGAACCAGGCAAAGGAGGAAGAAAGGTAGAAGAAATCCTGAATCATCCATTAAGCCGGGGAAGAAAGAGGTCTCACCTAAAAGGTTCGTAGTTAGGCACATGCTGTAAGATGCTGTAAAATGAACTTTTTTGGCTTATTGGTATTTTGAGTTTACTAGGAAAGCAATTAAGAGAAGGTTTTGAACTGTCACCTGCAGTGGAGCTGCTTCATCTGGCAAGGCAAAAGGAACTGCAACAAAATCTGGTCATAAAACTGAGGATGACCAGAAGTTGAAAGATAGGACCACAAAGTCTGTAGCTAAGAGTGAGGATGACAGCACTGGTAAAGCTAAATCTCAAAGAACTGGTGATAAACATCCTGATGATTTCACAAAAACATCTGTCAAATCTAAAGATGTTGATACTAGCACACCCAAAGCCAAATCCAAGCAAGACATTCCAAAGACTGGTAGCATGTCGAAGCAAGACACTCCGAAGACTGGTATAAAGTCCAAAAGTAAGACCCCCCAAGCTGGTGGTGATGGTAGTGCAAATGGAACGGGAAAGATAAAACATAGCTCTTCAAAGATGAAAGAGACCGAGGATTTGAAAGAAAGATCCAAAGATAAGTCTACTGATGTGCTAAAAACACCTGAAGGGGTAAAAGTCAAATCGTCA from Coffea eugenioides isolate CCC68of chromosome 8, Ceug_1.0, whole genome shotgun sequence encodes the following:
- the LOC113779079 gene encoding cylicin-1-like isoform X1, with the translated sequence MTDKMSAERELEEQLKEAGGKLLQPPSSLDELLPLLDQVENFLSRVEQSPVKSMQAALSPLTNALVTDELLRHENVDVKVAVASCVSEITRITAPDAPYDDDKMKDVFQLIVSSFEGLSDESSRSYNKRALILETVAKVRSCVVMLDLECDGLIAQMFQLFLGALRDYHPENIFSSMETIMTLVLEESEDISSEILNLLLANVKKDNQEVLPVAMKLAEKVFENCAVKLKPYLSQAIQSLGCSLDDYSEVVTAICEGPSSTEHTNENASTEQQVAKDVNEAYSGDADHDVNRSPKSIMLNGGDDLGNDNKGTVIGAQSSVNVKEHDLEDEPSADKVAMKPEIADSETRESVMLESKLEDAAMKRERKPSSSINVSESSDTSHIDGEKEVEKLPDLQDSREKDLRGSPREELSAETSKSLDRDIVAKPSSPKTSETEDANTASASLSGSLDDAVRPKKASRLKKKEISIQQETLSSDVSKKASEGRNDSEAKPHRRLGKKAPVDTDNEDKMSADVDTSENGGGGKSDSETKQMKQARKKVDESSNAGDGYSLKRNGESKKRVRGKAASENEGTKTSAKDDLKQQTHKSPTRSAKDEGSSEETVRMSTKRKRTASKDKGTADVEDGGNLVGLKVKVWWPHDRQFYEGVIDSFDSAKKKHKVAYNDGDEEILNLKKERWELVDDGSVSSEEQGAETTIPDTASGMQRRKKGRRNPESSIKPGKKEVSPKSGAASSGKAKGTATKSGHKTEDDQKLKDRTTKSVAKSEDDSTGKAKSQRTGDKHPDDFTKTSVKSKDVDTSTPKAKSKQDIPKTGSMSKQDTPKTGIKSKSKTPQAGGDGSANGTGKIKHSSSKMKETEDLKERSKDKSTDVLKTPEGVKVKSSEASKVQEKNQSVKKRRRAG
- the LOC113779079 gene encoding cylicin-1-like isoform X2 encodes the protein MTDKMSAERELEEQLKEAGGKLLQPPSSLDELLPLLDQVENFLSRVEQSPVKSMQAALSPLTNALVTDELLRHENVDVKVAVASCVSEITRITAPDAPYDDDKMKDVFQLIVSSFEGLSDESSRSYNKRALILETVAKVRSCVVMLDLECDGLIAQMFQLFLGALRDYHPENIFSSMETIMTLVLEESEDISSEILNLLLANVKKDNQEVLPVAMKLAEKVFENCAVKLKPYLSQAIQSLGCSLDDYSEVVTAICEGPSSTEHTNENASTEQQVAKDVNEAYSGDADHDVNRSPKSIMLNGGDDLGNDNKGTVIGAQSSVNVKEHDLEDEPSADKVAMKPEIADSETRESVMLESKLEDAAMKRERKPSSSINVSESSDTSHIDGEKEVEKLPDLQDSREKDLRGSPREELSAETSKSLDRDIVAKPSSPKTSETEDANTASASLSGSLDDAVRPKKASRLKKKEISIQQETLSSDVSKKASEGRNDSEAKPHRRLGKKAPVDTDNEDKMSADVDTSENGGGGKSDSETKQMKQARKKVDESSNAGDGYSLKRNGESKKRVRGKAASENEGTKTSAKDDLKQTHKSPTRSAKDEGSSEETVRMSTKRKRTASKDKGTADVEDGGNLVGLKVKVWWPHDRQFYEGVIDSFDSAKKKHKVAYNDGDEEILNLKKERWELVDDGSVSSEEQGAETTIPDTASGMQRRKKGRRNPESSIKPGKKEVSPKSGAASSGKAKGTATKSGHKTEDDQKLKDRTTKSVAKSEDDSTGKAKSQRTGDKHPDDFTKTSVKSKDVDTSTPKAKSKQDIPKTGSMSKQDTPKTGIKSKSKTPQAGGDGSANGTGKIKHSSSKMKETEDLKERSKDKSTDVLKTPEGVKVKSSEASKVQEKNQSVKKRRRAG
- the LOC113779079 gene encoding cylicin-1-like isoform X3; amino-acid sequence: MTDKMSAERELEEQLKEAGGKLLQPPSSLDELLPLLDQVENFLSRVEQSPVKSMQAALSPLTNALVTDELLRHENVDVKVAVASCVSEITRITAPDAPYDDDKMKDVFQLIVSSFEGLSDESSRSYNKRALILETVAKVRSCVVMLDLECDGLIAQMFQLFLGALRDYHPENIFSSMETIMTLVLEESEDISSEILNLLLANVKKDNQEVLPVAMKLAEKVFENCAVKLKPYLSQAIQSLGCSLDDYSEVVTAICEGPSSTEHTNENASTEQQVAKDVNEAYSGDADHDVNRSPKSIMLNGGDDLGNDNKGTVIGAQSSVNVKEHDLEDEPSADKVAMKPEIADSETRESVMLESKLEDAAMKRERKPSSSINVSESSDTSHIDGEKEVEKLPDLQDSREKDLRGSPREELSAETSKSLDRDIVAKPSSPKTSETEDANTASASLSGSLDDAVRPKKASRLKKKEISIQQETLSSDVSKKASEGRNDSEAKPHRRLGKKAPVDTDNEDKMSADVDTSENGGGGKSDSETKQMKQARKKVDESSNAGDGYSLKRNGESKKRVRGKAASENEGTKTSAKDDLKTHKSPTRSAKDEGSSEETVRMSTKRKRTASKDKGTADVEDGGNLVGLKVKVWWPHDRQFYEGVIDSFDSAKKKHKVAYNDGDEEILNLKKERWELVDDGSVSSEEQGAETTIPDTASGMQRRKKGRRNPESSIKPGKKEVSPKSGAASSGKAKGTATKSGHKTEDDQKLKDRTTKSVAKSEDDSTGKAKSQRTGDKHPDDFTKTSVKSKDVDTSTPKAKSKQDIPKTGSMSKQDTPKTGIKSKSKTPQAGGDGSANGTGKIKHSSSKMKETEDLKERSKDKSTDVLKTPEGVKVKSSEASKVQEKNQSVKKRRRAG